In Glandiceps talaboti chromosome 14, keGlaTala1.1, whole genome shotgun sequence, a single genomic region encodes these proteins:
- the LOC144445936 gene encoding uncharacterized protein LOC144445936, whose product MEVVRDVKYDSESYFQTCTSDEEEIVVVDGKNHRTSLDSSDEPTYSNKENREFCDAQRMEVFGSRSEGDDKCIHSYSSSSSQAENSGEDRDTSQSEKGTLKNANCKKIHKVQRAVRLSINARERRRMHDLNDALDELRSVIPYAHSPSVRKLSKIATLLLAKNYIMMQANALEEMRRMITYMNQAQAIPPVFESYSYTRMPPDKAAAAMFQSSATTPTSVSIAHLCKDCGDKSCTTQHLHRE is encoded by the coding sequence ATGGAGGTTGTGCGAGACGTCAAATACGACTCGGAAAGTTATTTCCAGACTTGTACATCGGATGAAGAGGAAATAGTTGTTGTGGACGGTAAAAATCATCGTACATCATTGGACTCATCGGACGAACCAACTTATTCTAATAAGGAGAACAGGGAGTTCTGTGACGCGCAGCGGATGGAAGTTTTCGGCAGTCGATCCGAAGGTGACGACAAATGTATCCATAGTTACAGTTCATCAAGTAGTCAGGCTGAAAATAGTGGCGAAGACAGAGACACGTCGCAAAGCGAAAAGGGTACTTTAAAAAATGCGAATTGCAAAAAGATCCATAAAGTTCAGCGAGCAGTTCGACTAAGTATCAATGCAAGAGAACGGCGGCGGATGCATGATTTGAACGACGCTCTGGACGAACTTCGTTCAGTTATTCCATATGCTCATAGTCCTTCAGTTCGAAAGCTATCTAAAATCGCCACCTTGTTGTTAGCCAAAAATTACATCATGATGCAAGCAAATGCTCTGGAAGAAATGCGACGGATGATTACGTACATGAATCAGGCCCAAGCTATTCCGCCAGTGTTCGAAAGTTATTCATATACCCGTATGCCACCCGACAAGGCTGCTGCAGCTATGTTTCAAAGTAGTGCAACAACGCCCACTTCGGTGTCCATCGCCCATCTATGCAAAGACTGTGGAGATAAATCGTGTACGACACAACATTTACATCGAGAATGA